The following proteins are encoded in a genomic region of Reichenbachiella sp.:
- a CDS encoding DUF6048 family protein — translation MSNFRYLLFLMVFVSFQSMGQDSLQVAEDVDEELSIPFLSSIAVSVDYGKLAAQFLNTESKYEFGGQVEFKDRLVLIGEYGFSTLTPHGAYQNTDYTSEGNYFRVGLGYKIDFTAKNNLYFSARYAKSSFKDKGALDIASASGLYDDLFEPFVRDGLSAQWFEVVMSSEAKLWKGLYAGFHLRLRIMDKYDEQEPLDVYTIPGYGRTFDKSIPAVNLYLKYALQRF, via the coding sequence ATGTCGAATTTTAGATACTTATTGTTTTTAATGGTATTTGTCTCTTTTCAAAGCATGGGGCAGGATTCACTACAAGTTGCAGAAGATGTGGATGAAGAATTGTCGATACCATTTTTATCCTCAATTGCCGTATCCGTAGATTATGGGAAATTGGCTGCTCAGTTCTTGAATACAGAATCAAAGTATGAATTTGGAGGCCAGGTTGAGTTCAAAGACCGTTTGGTATTGATAGGAGAGTATGGTTTCTCTACTTTGACTCCCCATGGGGCCTATCAAAACACAGATTACACATCTGAAGGAAATTATTTTAGAGTTGGTCTCGGGTATAAAATTGATTTTACAGCTAAGAACAACCTGTACTTTTCTGCTCGATATGCAAAATCTAGTTTTAAGGATAAGGGTGCACTGGATATTGCTAGTGCCTCTGGCTTGTATGATGATTTGTTTGAGCCATTCGTTCGAGACGGCCTATCTGCCCAATGGTTTGAGGTCGTGATGAGCTCCGAGGCAAAGCTATGGAAGGGACTTTATGCCGGATTTCATTTGCGATTGCGTATTATGGATAAGTATGATGAACAAGAGCCTCTCGATGTCTACACCATTCCGGGGTACGGACGAACTTTTGATAAATCTATTCCTGCGGTCAATCTCTATCTTAAATATGCGCTACAGCGTTTTTGA
- a CDS encoding OmpA family protein: MLTAGQAQNMVLNPSFEENWDCPFTMNQLKFTKSWFPFGTADPSPDFFHSCNTKNIMGVPKSVFGEQEAHSGEAYIGVISYLTSKSGRGWRVPENHREYAMVQLTKPLVAGNQYYAEMWVNLADNCEFAINDFGMYFTRDMPSFDWQIMNFNHYKPQVSNPKDRMLDDNENWIKISGTFTAKGDELALTIGTFAPDSALKTKKTKRQFSHIRDKRTPKHLQPQISYYLIDDVLVRPVDPNESIYPDPEIAKVEPEDEYFGPAEVGKKFTLQNIYFEFDKAQLLRTSYLELNKLLAYLEKYPRVKIEIEGHTDNVGSREYNQKLSEARAKAVVDYLVAKGLNEFRLEFKGYGSSQPIVPNDTPQNQALNRRVEFVILEN; this comes from the coding sequence ATGCTAACAGCTGGACAGGCTCAAAACATGGTACTCAACCCAAGTTTCGAGGAGAACTGGGACTGTCCATTTACCATGAATCAACTCAAGTTCACCAAATCATGGTTTCCATTTGGAACCGCTGACCCCTCTCCTGATTTCTTTCATTCTTGCAATACCAAAAATATCATGGGTGTTCCAAAAAGTGTGTTTGGCGAACAAGAAGCGCATAGTGGAGAGGCTTATATCGGAGTCATTTCTTATTTAACTTCCAAAAGTGGGCGTGGCTGGCGTGTTCCGGAAAATCACCGTGAATATGCCATGGTACAACTCACCAAACCGCTTGTAGCAGGTAATCAATATTATGCAGAAATGTGGGTAAACCTTGCAGACAACTGTGAATTTGCTATCAATGATTTTGGCATGTACTTCACTAGAGATATGCCGAGTTTCGATTGGCAAATCATGAATTTCAACCACTACAAGCCTCAAGTATCAAATCCCAAAGATCGGATGTTAGACGATAATGAAAACTGGATTAAAATATCAGGAACATTCACAGCCAAGGGAGATGAACTGGCCCTTACGATCGGAACCTTCGCTCCTGATTCAGCCTTAAAAACGAAGAAAACCAAGCGCCAATTTTCTCATATCAGAGACAAAAGAACTCCTAAGCATCTACAGCCTCAAATTTCCTACTATTTGATTGATGATGTGCTTGTTCGTCCTGTAGACCCTAATGAGTCAATTTATCCTGACCCAGAAATTGCGAAAGTAGAACCAGAAGATGAATACTTTGGACCAGCGGAAGTCGGTAAAAAGTTTACTTTACAAAACATCTATTTCGAATTCGACAAGGCTCAATTACTCAGGACATCCTATTTGGAGCTCAACAAGCTGTTAGCCTATTTAGAAAAGTATCCAAGGGTTAAAATCGAAATCGAAGGACATACCGACAATGTAGGTTCCAGGGAATACAATCAAAAACTGTCTGAAGCTCGAGCCAAGGCCGTAGTAGATTACTTAGTCGCCAAAGGCCTGAATGAGTTTAGATTAGAATTCAAGGGATATGGCAGTAGTCAACCCATCGTACCCAATGACACCCCACAAAATCAAGCGCTTAACAGACGTGTGGAGTTTGTGATTCTTGAAAACTAA
- a CDS encoding quinone oxidoreductase family protein, protein MKALLLVDESQDKIAIRDIDKPTPKEGEVLIQIKAAALNHRDQWCRIGMYPGLKYNTVLGSDGAGIVTEIGEGVDPIWLNKEVIINPNINWGDNEAAQSIDYHILGMPTNGTFAEYVVVNADRLCNKPSHLDFSEAAALPLGGVTAYRATFTKGQICKGQKVLVTGIGGGVAQFAFQFALAAGAEVFVTSGSQEKLDQLIARGAAGGFIYKEEDWAKNALKSTGGFDVIIDSAGGSSMNDYLRLVKPGGKLVHYGSTTGAPKNLDMFRLFWSQASIHGSTMGSDKEFNEMVDFVSANNIKPILSSTRDFDQIVSAFDEMHAGDQMGKLVVSF, encoded by the coding sequence ATGAAAGCCCTATTACTAGTTGACGAAAGTCAAGATAAAATTGCTATTCGAGATATTGATAAACCGACTCCTAAGGAAGGAGAAGTGCTTATTCAAATAAAAGCTGCAGCTCTAAATCATCGAGACCAATGGTGTAGAATTGGGATGTATCCTGGTTTAAAATATAATACCGTATTAGGCTCTGATGGCGCGGGTATCGTCACAGAAATAGGAGAGGGTGTAGATCCAATTTGGCTCAACAAGGAAGTCATCATCAATCCGAATATCAATTGGGGAGACAATGAGGCTGCGCAATCGATAGATTACCATATCCTAGGCATGCCAACGAACGGTACGTTTGCAGAATATGTAGTTGTAAATGCCGATCGTTTGTGTAATAAACCTTCTCATTTAGATTTCTCAGAAGCTGCAGCCTTGCCATTAGGGGGGGTGACGGCCTATCGAGCTACTTTCACAAAAGGTCAAATTTGTAAAGGTCAAAAAGTTTTGGTTACAGGAATAGGCGGAGGAGTGGCTCAGTTTGCATTTCAATTTGCCTTAGCCGCGGGAGCAGAAGTATTTGTGACTTCAGGAAGTCAAGAAAAGTTAGATCAATTGATAGCACGGGGAGCTGCTGGAGGGTTTATATACAAAGAAGAGGATTGGGCGAAGAATGCTTTGAAATCCACTGGAGGTTTTGATGTCATCATTGATAGTGCAGGTGGTAGTAGTATGAATGACTATTTGAGATTGGTTAAACCGGGAGGGAAGCTGGTACACTACGGTTCTACTACTGGCGCGCCGAAGAATTTAGATATGTTTCGATTATTTTGGAGTCAGGCGAGCATTCATGGTAGTACTATGGGCTCTGATAAAGAATTTAACGAAATGGTCGATTTCGTCTCTGCAAACAACATAAAACCTATTCTTTCATCCACTAGAGACTTCGATCAAATTGTTTCGGCCTTTGACGAAATGCATGCAGGGGATCAGATGGGGAAGCTGGTCGTTAGCTTTTAG
- the dnaB gene encoding replicative DNA helicase — protein sequence MANIDSPDQGNIKNRTGNRKNPSKTALVPLGKMQPQAVDIEETVLGALMLEKDALTTVIDILKPQSFYDDRHAKIYEAIVQLFNKSEPVDIMTVTAQLRKNGTLEIAGGAYHIANLTTRVNSAANIEYHARIITEQAIKRDLIRISAKIQEDAFEDTEDVFELLDRTEQALFEISESNIKKNYAGMQQLMHEAIMEIEARKEHKDGLTGVPSGFTELDRVTAGWQASDLVIIAARPAMGKTAFVVSAMRNAAVEFGEAVAIFSLEMSSIQLVNRLISAEAELESDKIKKGNLADHEWEQLVHKTARLTEAPIFIDDTPGLSILELRAKCRRLKAQHDIKMIIIDYLQLMSGDSSKSGGGAGNREQEIASISRALKGIAKELNVPVIALSQLSRAVETRGGDKRPQLSDLRESGSIEQDADMVMFLYRPEYYDITEDEDGLPTAGTGEVIIAKHRNGSLENVKLKFIGRFTKFADLDGSIMGGDYSGGGFPSAGIPAEFDSSPNTMTFPSKANEGEGAGSSGEAPF from the coding sequence ATGGCCAATATAGATTCTCCAGATCAAGGAAATATCAAAAACAGAACAGGTAACAGGAAGAACCCTTCCAAAACCGCATTAGTACCATTAGGTAAAATGCAGCCACAGGCCGTTGATATAGAAGAGACTGTTCTGGGCGCATTGATGCTGGAAAAGGATGCATTGACCACGGTCATTGATATTCTGAAGCCACAGAGCTTTTACGACGATCGTCATGCTAAAATCTACGAAGCTATAGTTCAGCTTTTCAACAAGTCTGAACCTGTAGATATCATGACCGTAACGGCTCAACTGAGAAAGAATGGAACCTTAGAAATCGCTGGCGGCGCTTACCATATAGCCAATCTGACTACCAGAGTAAACTCAGCAGCCAATATTGAATATCATGCTCGTATTATTACTGAGCAGGCTATTAAAAGAGATTTGATTCGAATTTCTGCCAAGATTCAGGAAGATGCTTTTGAAGATACTGAGGATGTTTTTGAACTACTTGACAGGACGGAGCAAGCACTATTCGAAATTTCAGAATCGAATATCAAAAAGAACTATGCCGGCATGCAGCAATTGATGCATGAGGCGATCATGGAGATTGAAGCTCGAAAGGAGCACAAAGATGGTCTGACAGGGGTGCCAAGTGGATTCACAGAGTTAGATCGAGTGACTGCCGGTTGGCAGGCATCGGATTTGGTTATTATCGCAGCACGTCCTGCGATGGGAAAGACCGCCTTTGTGGTCTCGGCCATGAGAAATGCTGCAGTAGAATTTGGTGAAGCTGTTGCTATCTTTTCTCTAGAGATGTCCTCTATTCAGTTAGTAAACAGATTGATATCTGCTGAAGCGGAATTGGAAAGTGATAAGATTAAAAAGGGAAATCTGGCAGACCACGAGTGGGAACAGCTAGTTCATAAAACGGCTCGATTAACCGAAGCACCAATATTTATCGATGATACTCCTGGTTTGAGTATTCTTGAATTGAGAGCTAAATGTAGGAGACTAAAAGCGCAACACGATATCAAAATGATCATCATTGATTATTTGCAGCTCATGTCTGGTGATTCTTCAAAATCTGGCGGTGGAGCTGGTAACAGGGAACAAGAGATTGCTTCGATATCTAGGGCACTAAAAGGAATTGCCAAAGAATTGAATGTACCGGTGATTGCACTGTCTCAGTTGAGTAGAGCGGTGGAAACCAGAGGTGGAGACAAACGACCTCAACTTTCAGATTTGAGGGAGTCCGGATCTATCGAGCAGGATGCAGATATGGTTATGTTTCTTTATCGTCCAGAATACTATGATATTACAGAAGACGAAGACGGTTTGCCTACGGCAGGTACCGGTGAGGTGATTATTGCTAAGCACAGAAACGGTTCTTTGGAAAATGTGAAACTTAAGTTTATCGGTAGATTTACCAAGTTTGCTGATTTGGATGGATCGATTATGGGTGGAGACTATAGTGGAGGAGGATTTCCATCTGCTGGTATCCCGGCAGAATTTGATAGCTCACCAAACACTATGACATTTCCGTCTAAAGCCAATGAAGGCGAAGGTGCTGGTTCTTCAGGAGAAGCACCTTTCTAA
- a CDS encoding UDP-N-acetylmuramate--L-alanine ligase, with protein sequence MSQQNQKIYIIAIGGAVMSSLAIALKKKGMTVSGSDDKIYDPAASLLKSHDLLPNQMGWDANRIDDSIDAVIVGMHAKADNPELLKAQELGIKIWSYPEFIRAQSNNKQRIVIAGSHGKTTITGTIIHVLNYWKRDFDYVIGAKVNGIDETIKLSNAPVIIIEGDEYFTSPLDPEPKFLKYDHHIALISGTAWDHINVYPTEKNYLEQFEKLADRTPKAGTLVYCTDDKQAKKIGSAERADVRQEPYETPKYKVKNGAFVINGDTPLKLFGKHNMQNIEGAKTILKRIGITDEQFHEAVASFEGAFKRNNLLAENSDTSVYTDFAHAPSKLAATSAALKELHPKRKLVACYELHTFSSLNKDFLSNYKGTYKSPDEAIVFFDQKVVEEKNYTPFTEAEIKDAFGRKDLIVFTDTNKLQSHLEAKAWKDHDLLFMSSGTFGGMDIAAFAEKIV encoded by the coding sequence ATGAGTCAGCAAAATCAGAAAATATACATTATCGCCATTGGAGGTGCAGTAATGAGCAGTTTAGCCATTGCCTTAAAGAAAAAAGGAATGACTGTATCTGGTTCTGACGATAAGATTTATGATCCTGCGGCAAGTTTATTAAAATCCCATGATCTCCTACCCAATCAAATGGGCTGGGATGCCAATAGAATTGATGACTCAATAGATGCTGTAATTGTAGGTATGCATGCGAAAGCAGATAATCCTGAATTACTAAAAGCTCAAGAATTAGGAATTAAAATCTGGTCCTATCCAGAATTCATCAGAGCCCAATCTAACAATAAGCAAAGAATTGTAATTGCCGGCAGCCATGGTAAAACCACCATTACAGGTACAATTATACACGTACTTAACTATTGGAAGCGTGACTTCGATTATGTAATTGGTGCTAAGGTTAATGGAATCGACGAGACGATAAAACTTTCGAATGCACCCGTCATAATCATTGAAGGCGATGAATACTTTACTTCACCTCTCGATCCAGAACCAAAATTTCTAAAATATGATCATCATATCGCACTGATCAGCGGCACGGCGTGGGATCATATTAATGTTTATCCGACAGAAAAAAACTATCTCGAACAATTTGAAAAACTGGCAGATCGTACACCGAAAGCTGGAACTCTAGTTTACTGCACCGATGATAAACAAGCCAAAAAAATTGGATCAGCAGAAAGAGCAGACGTTCGTCAGGAACCATACGAAACGCCCAAATACAAAGTAAAAAATGGTGCTTTTGTCATTAATGGAGATACGCCTCTCAAGCTTTTTGGCAAGCACAACATGCAAAACATTGAAGGAGCTAAAACAATTCTGAAAAGAATTGGAATTACAGATGAGCAATTTCACGAGGCAGTAGCATCTTTTGAAGGCGCATTTAAACGAAATAACCTCTTGGCTGAAAATAGTGACACATCAGTTTATACCGACTTTGCGCATGCACCCTCTAAATTAGCTGCTACCTCTGCGGCACTAAAAGAGCTGCACCCAAAAAGAAAATTAGTGGCTTGTTATGAACTGCACACCTTTAGTAGTTTAAATAAAGATTTCTTATCCAACTACAAAGGCACTTACAAGTCTCCCGATGAAGCCATCGTCTTTTTCGATCAAAAAGTAGTTGAAGAAAAGAACTATACTCCTTTTACAGAGGCTGAAATAAAAGATGCATTTGGGAGAAAGGATCTCATTGTATTTACAGACACCAATAAACTTCAGTCTCATCTTGAAGCTAAAGCCTGGAAAGATCATGACCTATTATTCATGAGTTCTGGCACTTTCGGCGGAATGGACATAGCTGCGTTTGCAGAAAAAATCGTTTAA
- a CDS encoding 3'-5' exonuclease: MQLKLKNPLAVFDLETTGTNISTDRIVEISVVKIMPDGEEIIKTMKINPTIPIPVETSMIHGIYDKDVKDAPTFKSIAKSLAEFLNGCDLGGFNCLKFDIPLLVEEFARVEVDFDISNRKFVDAQKIFHMMEKRTLTAAYQFYCGKSLDDAHSAEADTLATAAVIKAQVERYDGQEVVNPMGKVIGTIANDMKNLHEVTAANMVDLAGRFVTNDEGVEVFNFGKHRHKPVEDILKAEPGYYDWMMKGDFPLDTKRKLTQIKLRGFNAR, translated from the coding sequence ATGCAATTAAAATTAAAAAATCCACTGGCGGTTTTCGATCTGGAAACTACCGGAACTAATATATCTACTGATCGCATTGTTGAGATCTCTGTGGTAAAAATCATGCCTGATGGTGAGGAAATCATCAAAACGATGAAAATCAATCCAACCATTCCAATACCGGTTGAAACCAGTATGATTCATGGCATCTATGACAAGGATGTTAAGGACGCTCCTACTTTTAAATCTATTGCCAAAAGTCTAGCTGAGTTCCTCAATGGTTGCGACTTGGGAGGATTCAATTGTCTGAAATTTGATATTCCCCTTTTGGTCGAAGAATTTGCAAGAGTAGAAGTGGATTTTGATATTTCTAATAGAAAATTCGTTGATGCCCAGAAAATTTTCCATATGATGGAAAAAAGAACATTAACCGCTGCATATCAATTCTACTGTGGCAAATCATTGGATGATGCCCATAGTGCCGAAGCAGATACTTTGGCAACAGCTGCTGTAATCAAAGCTCAAGTAGAAAGATACGATGGACAAGAAGTAGTAAACCCAATGGGTAAAGTGATTGGTACTATTGCCAATGACATGAAAAACTTGCATGAAGTCACTGCTGCTAATATGGTAGATCTAGCCGGCAGATTTGTAACTAATGATGAAGGTGTTGAAGTATTTAACTTTGGGAAACACAGACACAAACCTGTGGAAGACATCTTGAAAGCCGAACCAGGCTATTACGACTGGATGATGAAAGGAGACTTTCCTTTAGATACCAAAAGAAAGTTAACACAAATAAAACTTAGAGGGTTTAACGCTAGATAA
- a CDS encoding thioredoxin family protein: protein MNRTSILSICVLVMSVLIAGQSVAQDVKNGFRSSENDGWMVNVEEAYQLSEKTNKPILANFTGSDWCGWCKRLKAEVFNKPEFKAWAAENVVLLELDYPRRTALPEAQKKQNAELQQAFRVTGFPTIWMFDLDKPDGKRFQIQAYGKTGYAAGGPNNYIANLDKMLELKEKNVN from the coding sequence ATGAATAGGACCTCTATTTTAAGTATTTGTGTTTTAGTGATGAGTGTGTTGATTGCTGGCCAGTCTGTAGCGCAGGATGTGAAGAATGGTTTTCGCTCATCAGAGAATGATGGATGGATGGTAAATGTAGAAGAGGCTTATCAATTATCAGAGAAAACGAACAAACCGATCTTGGCCAATTTCACTGGAAGTGATTGGTGTGGGTGGTGTAAAAGATTGAAAGCTGAGGTTTTTAATAAACCTGAGTTTAAAGCATGGGCAGCGGAGAATGTAGTTTTATTAGAATTGGATTATCCAAGAAGAACTGCTTTACCTGAAGCACAGAAAAAACAGAATGCAGAATTGCAGCAGGCCTTTAGAGTGACAGGATTTCCTACGATTTGGATGTTTGATTTGGATAAGCCAGATGGTAAAAGGTTTCAAATTCAAGCCTATGGTAAAACAGGTTATGCTGCTGGTGGCCCGAATAATTACATCGCAAACCTTGATAAGATGCTAGAGCTCAAAGAGAAAAATGTAAACTAA
- a CDS encoding B-box zinc finger protein, whose amino-acid sequence MHNCNKCEKRATLHCRSCGRYWCVKCQEEHGKPGLFAGKCAVCDGIVVRLEHQIN is encoded by the coding sequence ATGCACAATTGCAATAAATGTGAAAAAAGAGCCACCTTGCACTGCCGATCATGCGGTAGGTATTGGTGCGTCAAATGCCAAGAAGAACATGGAAAACCGGGCTTGTTTGCTGGTAAGTGTGCGGTATGCGATGGGATTGTTGTTCGGTTAGAACACCAAATTAATTAG
- a CDS encoding START-like domain-containing protein has product MSKFKFVGEYEIRASKKMLYPYLSTASGLAQWFADDVNINEDKIFTVIWDGEENQAKMVSHRTNSQVKFEFVSDDDDPNYVEFKIDMNEMTQSVFIRVTDYSEMDDEQELEELWESLMHNLKEIVGG; this is encoded by the coding sequence ATGAGCAAGTTCAAATTTGTAGGGGAATATGAAATTAGAGCGTCAAAAAAAATGCTATATCCTTACCTATCTACCGCAAGTGGCCTCGCCCAGTGGTTTGCGGATGACGTTAATATTAACGAGGACAAAATATTCACGGTGATTTGGGATGGTGAAGAGAATCAAGCGAAGATGGTTTCTCATCGAACAAACTCGCAAGTGAAATTTGAGTTTGTCTCAGATGACGACGATCCTAATTACGTTGAATTCAAAATTGATATGAATGAAATGACCCAGTCAGTTTTTATCAGGGTTACCGATTATTCAGAAATGGATGATGAACAGGAACTTGAAGAGCTTTGGGAAAGCTTGATGCACAATCTTAAAGAAATAGTGGGAGGCTAA
- a CDS encoding HAMP domain-containing sensor histidine kinase — translation MTKDLDTLVELSLADDKFPTAVYHNGRLLQVETKDEWHITGNDLKARFYLVNKCIVLSKVQGALTSATALAVGQTIKEIVEYAELKKIIAISDLSGVLSLGIGTPSELYALVSSDLSKLREHEYIIPSPKMKIIASLHRTILKSFKRTSTMVETFAQAVDMALDYKYGKSSKLDEASAKLDNLHFKRISQLKEAISRISWDQDYQPINFAIPKEDPFFELFEAFSKLQVEIGNLVSEIGGMNKNLENLVADRTKELEIQTSKLSKINLQLDRFIYSASHELRTPIGNMMALVQLLRDDANVESKTNYLNLLDDAIQMQDGTLSQIIRYREDKKTLLKRDEIDLQTFFEEILDELGIKNEVDFSYDIKVVQKNQFFTDKIRLTRIVTELVKNAIQFSNFKKIELEALVYGTQAVLTVRDFGMGIKPEQVPLIFNLFYRASERSSGVGLGLFIVNEMLATLHGTIEVDSEVDWGTTIILKLPCLMAQTFPGDSFGGNWC, via the coding sequence ATGACGAAGGATTTAGATACTTTGGTCGAACTGTCGCTCGCAGATGACAAATTTCCTACTGCGGTCTATCACAACGGACGATTGCTGCAGGTAGAAACTAAAGATGAATGGCACATTACAGGCAATGACTTGAAAGCCCGTTTCTACCTTGTTAATAAATGCATAGTGCTATCCAAGGTACAAGGTGCTCTTACATCTGCAACTGCCTTGGCCGTGGGACAAACTATCAAGGAAATCGTGGAATATGCAGAGTTGAAGAAAATTATTGCGATTTCAGATTTGTCTGGAGTATTGAGCTTGGGAATAGGCACCCCATCCGAACTGTATGCCTTGGTGAGTTCTGACCTGAGCAAGTTAAGAGAGCATGAGTATATCATACCTTCTCCCAAAATGAAAATTATTGCCAGCTTGCACCGAACTATTCTTAAGTCGTTCAAGCGTACAAGCACAATGGTTGAGACCTTTGCGCAAGCGGTAGACATGGCTTTGGATTATAAGTATGGCAAATCAAGCAAACTTGATGAGGCGTCAGCCAAGTTGGATAATCTTCATTTTAAAAGAATATCACAACTCAAAGAAGCGATTAGTCGCATATCCTGGGATCAGGATTACCAACCAATAAACTTTGCCATTCCTAAAGAAGATCCTTTTTTTGAACTCTTTGAAGCCTTTAGCAAACTACAAGTCGAGATTGGAAATTTGGTCTCTGAAATTGGCGGGATGAACAAAAATCTAGAAAATTTGGTTGCTGATAGAACCAAAGAGTTGGAAATTCAAACGAGCAAACTCAGCAAGATTAATTTACAATTGGATCGATTTATCTATAGCGCCTCACATGAACTAAGAACGCCAATTGGGAATATGATGGCTCTTGTACAATTGCTTAGAGATGATGCAAATGTGGAGTCCAAAACGAATTATCTGAATCTATTGGATGATGCCATTCAAATGCAGGACGGAACTTTGTCCCAAATCATCAGATATCGAGAGGATAAAAAAACGTTGTTAAAACGGGATGAAATAGATCTCCAAACTTTTTTTGAGGAGATTCTCGATGAGCTGGGTATAAAAAACGAGGTTGATTTTTCTTATGATATTAAGGTGGTTCAAAAAAATCAATTTTTCACCGACAAGATTAGACTTACACGCATCGTCACAGAACTTGTAAAAAATGCCATTCAATTCAGTAATTTCAAAAAGATAGAACTTGAAGCCTTAGTCTATGGAACTCAGGCTGTGCTAACCGTACGGGATTTTGGCATGGGAATTAAACCAGAGCAGGTACCTCTTATCTTTAATTTGTTTTATCGTGCGTCGGAGCGTAGTTCCGGTGTCGGTTTGGGTCTCTTCATTGTTAATGAGATGCTGGCAACTTTGCACGGAACAATAGAGGTAGATTCCGAAGTGGACTGGGGTACAACAATAATACTTAAGCTACCTTGTTTGATGGCGCAGACTTTCCCTGGAGATTCTTTTGGTGGAAATTGGTGCTAA